One stretch of Armigeres subalbatus isolate Guangzhou_Male chromosome 2, GZ_Asu_2, whole genome shotgun sequence DNA includes these proteins:
- the LOC134210622 gene encoding uncharacterized protein LOC134210622, whose product MSDQDIKVQTFNDLRLAGDQLDQIPLKKVSRISLNSLRRQDSDIEVYEFILGQIVHRYAPNDFEAEVSAVLLPELLKHLDKIVIELKDNALSCFLIDNLKSFLSFANILLNFAEYVYQVSEAYQLYKTTTIFLEFLVRSYGIVCRSKATANRDSNEQDIVQQIFTICQRIQLMVVHLLAPSDKASPYFQQIGVEEQFQCLQDVIVTLCKIGSLTVRLDNIRCTEAWKAVGKLCSLHEGAIKTTDTAWLHPLIFKIDNEIESAFKMLLENKAFTKNDVVKLKLINLMLRVLIKILQFINTDEFDEYHSILKTIVTVEDALQSRGIDLELAEAIRQYLLVGYMNVIGLVFRSKSFAKALTSTNYQSTEEIAAFYNIIIQVLSKVLSESRNINIVELYVVDCRFLENCIGYICKSHRLFNQDSSLYRKLLVHLSAFVLMCSKYVEKKHQKMIEETLVHMILHESYWVKLLGLDIWSIYLRYNSVELLWQYLNFWKAINDRFPVVVAQPKVIFVRRLIHNIFLFMPNSMQQKVLIEYPIMVDSNHKLWIAIGIQSVEKHLTMKTKQSLQQLMKQNCSILLKKPTVDMFYRSLDVMYLISSCRDKDILQAIEPDIIVLWNRLKLNDRWTAKSDSLIQALVVIVVRLAELQICSKGLSTAVFEKTYNNLFMLSDSLKLKLIELACIIVDNAEQILPLLAADRNDLVKETALFNLEQLQQSRKACVDFNETISSALAKLNKDLNKSNRGFKQTHSNFDSSEHRCYKECEAVQITQHISDRIDELFPDDDDDAFQVSLEKVTRSEEASPSVKRIRLSCSKSVPDVGALNQSAHGVSGAANEAICEIKKQLNILQQLYKLKKLSGSELMEIRKLGDSLTLLEEK is encoded by the exons atTGTGattgaactcaaggacaatgcTCTCTCCTGTTTTTTGATAGACAACCTCAAATCATTCTTATCCTTTGCCAATATCCTGCTAAACTTTGCCGAGTACGTTTATCAAGTATCGGAAGCATATCAACTGTACAAAACCACAACCATCTTTCTGGAGTTTCTAGTGCGCAGCTATGGCATTGTTTGCCGCAGCAAAGCGACAGCCAACCGCGATTCCAACGAACAGGATATCGTTCAGCAGATTTTCACAATTTGTCAGAGGATTCAGCTCATGGTGGTGCATCTGTTGGCGCCGTCCGACAAGGCAAGCCCTTACTTCCAGCAAATAGGTGTGGAAGAACAGTTTCAATGCTTGCAAGATG TGATAGTTACATTATGTAAAATAGGATCGCTCACTGTTCGGCTGGACAACATACGGTgtacagaagcttggaaggcagTTGGAAAACTCTGTTCTCTACATGAAGGCGCAATAAAAACAACTGATACTGCGTGGTTGCATCCGTTGATCTTCAAAATCGATAATGAAATTGAGTCAGCATTTAAAATGTTGCTAGAAAACAAGGCGTTTACAAAAAATGACGTAGTTAAACTGAAACTTATTAATCTGATGTTGCGAGTCCTGATAAAAATTCTGCAGTTCATAAATACTGACGAGTTTGATGAATATCATAGTATTTTAAAAACAATCGTTACCGTTGAGGATGCACTCCAGTCGAGAGGTATAGATTTGGAACTGGCCGAAGCAATAAGGCAATATTTGCTTGTTGGTTACATGAATGTTATTGGCCTAGTTTTCAGATCGAAAAGCTTTGCTAAG GCCTTAACCTCAACAAACTACCAATCAACGGAAGAGATAGCAGCGTTTTACAACATTATCATACAAGTACTATCGAAAGTGCTGTCTGAAAGCCGAAACATCAATATTGTCGAGCTATACGTGGTGGACTGCAGGTTTTTGGAAAATTGTATCGGCTACATATGCAAAAGTCATCGATTGTTCAATCAGGATTCAAGTCTCTACCGTAAATTGTTGGTTCATCTGTCGGCGTTTGTTTTAATGTGTTCTAAGTATGTCGAGAAAAAGCATCAGAAAATGATCGAAGAAACTTTGGTGCACATGATTCTTCATGAATCATATTGGGTTAAATTGTTGGGATTGGATATATGGAGTATCTATTTGCGATATAATTCTGTGGAACTTCTTTGGCAGTATTTGAACTTCTGGAAAGCTATAAACGATCGGTTTCCAGTTGTTGTCGCACAGCCTAAGGTGATATTTGTGAGAAGATTGATTCataatatatttttgttcatGCCGAACAGCATGCAACAGAAAGTGCTAATAGAATATCCAATAATGGTAGATAGTAATCATAAACTATGGATTGCTATCGGTATACAATCTGTAGAAAAACATCTGACAATGAAGACTAAGCAATCGTTACAACAACTTATGAAACAGAACTGTTCCATTCTACTTAAAAAACCTACAGTTGATATGTTTTATAGATCACTTGATGTCATGTATCTGATTTCCAGTTGTCGCGATAAAGATATTCTGCAAGCCATAGAACCCGATATAATTGTGTTATGGAATAGGTTGAAACTAAATGATCGTTGGACAGCGAAGTCTGATTCGTTGATACAGGCTCTCGTGGTGATAGTTGTGCGGTTAGCTGAACTCCAAATTTGCTCAAAAGGCTTGAGCACCGCTGTATTTGAAAAAACTTATAACAATTTGTTTATGTTAAGTGATTCCTTAAAGCTTAAGCTTATAGAGCTTGCATGCATCATCGTAGACAACGCTGAACAAATTCTACCTCTTCTTGCTGCAGACCGAAATGATCTTGTGAAAGAAACGGCATTGTTTAATTTGGAGCAGTTGCAACAATCTCGAAAAGCTTGTGTTGATTTCAACGAAACCATATCTTCAGCTTTGGCGAAACTTAACAAAGATCTGAACAAATCAAATCGTGGTTTCAAACAGACACATTCCAATTTTGACTCCTCGGAACATCGATGCTACAAAGAGTGCGAAGCAGTACAAATCACTCAACATATTAGCGATCGGATCGATGAGCTTTTCcccgacgacgatgatgatgcatTCCAAGTGTCCTTGGAAAAAGTCACCCGTAGTGAAGAAGCTAGTCCTAGTGTGAAACGCATAAGACTAAGCTGCTCAAAAAGTGTGCCCGATGTTGGTGCTTTGAACCAGAGCGCACATGGTGTTAGTGGAGCAGCGAATGAAGCAATTTGTGAGATAAAGAAACAGTTGAATATTTTGCAACAGCTGTATAAGTTAAAAAAGTTGAGCGGGAGTGAGCTAATGGAAATTCGAAAGCTTGGTGACTCTTTGACACTTCTTGAAGAAAAATAA